In one Solanum dulcamara chromosome 1, daSolDulc1.2, whole genome shotgun sequence genomic region, the following are encoded:
- the LOC129890945 gene encoding uncharacterized protein LOC129890945 isoform X1, with translation MDPRRPSRLIDPKVRRVGFFAPDPDNHHGLASSPSGNSSSPAMIPHAFESVSQAVPVPNSTLSWPRRSSFDESEQLVVGSYNPIQSMLGTSPASSGIGVEGEFSEDSSHWVRLTDGFGLTSPAIMTELKDDQDTSSMERVNALVAETPTEVGRNAKSLKEKTTKAERRALQEAQRAAKASGKAGETSAVKLHGQSGKSAKQPPQKKDGGPMMSSVATSETKGGDRPPEKDRKKDAPAPRMQFDDKNRVEKAKKRALVKKIEARNRVELFRHLPQYEQGTQLRDLESRFFHLDTMHPAVYKVGLQYLAGDVVGANARCVAMLQAFQQAIKDYSTPREKALGRDLTARINGYVSFLNECRPLSISMGNAIRFLKARITKLSLTLSESEAKAALYSDIERFMNEKIVLADRVITRQAVMKIRDGDVLLTYGSSFVVEMILLHAYELGKQFRVIVVDSRPTFEGQALLRRLVKKGLCCTYTHINAVSYIMHEVSRVFMGAESVLSNGTVYSRVGTACVAMVAHAFRVPLLICCEAYKFHDRVQLDSVCSNELGDPDVISKVPGRLDVNYLDNWTSNDSIQLVNLMYDATPSDYISMIITDYGMIPTTSVPVIVREYGREHLLI, from the exons ATGGATCCTCGCAGACCTTCTCGGCTTATCGATCCAAAGGTTCGTCGGGTGGGCTTTTTCGCGCCCGACCCGGATAACCATCATGGACTTGCCTCATCTCCATCCGGCAACTCTTCATCTCCGGCGATGATCCCTCACGCCTTCGAGAGCGTTTCACAAGCTGTGCCTGTTCCCAATTCTACGTTGTCCTGGCCTCGACGGTCTTCTTTTGACGAAAGTGAGCAATTGGTGGTAGGAAGTTACAATCCTATACAGTCCATGCTGGGAACTTCGCCGGCATCCAGCGGAATTGGCGTAGAGGGCGAGTTTTCCGAGGACTCCTCCCACTGGGTTCGTCTAACCGATGGTTTCGGTTTGACTTCTCCCGCGATAATGACTGAGTTGAAAGACGATCAGGATACCTCTAGCATGG AACGGGTCAATGCACTAGTGGCTGAAACACCAACTGAAGTAGGAAGAAATGCAAAGTCACTGAAAGAGAAGACCACCAAAGCTGAAAGGCGTGCGCTGCAGGAGGCTCAACGAGCTGCAAAAGCTTCTGGAAAAG CTGGGGAAACATCTGCGGTAAAGTTACATGGACAGTCTGGTAAATCTGCTAAGCAGCCTccacaaaagaaagatggtgGACCAATGATGTCATCTGTAGCTACTTCTGAGACAAAAGGAGGTGACCGACCACCGGAGAAGGATCGCAAGAAAGATGCACCAGCTCCTAGGATGCAATTTGACGATAAGAATCGTGTTGAAAAAGCTAAGAAGCGTGCACTAGTTAAAAAGATTGAAGCTAGAAATAGAGTAGAATTGTTTCGGCATTTACCGCAGTATGAACAAGGAACTCAGCTACGTGATCTTGAATCAAGGTTTTTCCACCTTGACACCATGCATCCTGCAGTTTACAAG GTCGGATTGCAGTATTTGGCTGGAGATGTAGTTGGGGCCAATGCTCGCTGTGTTGCAATGCTACAAGCATTTCAACAAGCCATCAAAGATTACTCTACACCTCGTGAAAAAGCTCTAGGTAGAGATTTAACAGCAAGAATCAATGGCTATGTATCATTTCTTAATGAGTGTAGGCCTCTCTCTATTAGCATGGGGAATGCTATTCGTTTTCTGAAAGCTCGTATAACAAAGTTATCATTAACTCTTTCTGAGTCAGAAGCAAAAGCTGCTCTTTATTCAGATATTGAGCGCTTCATGAATGAGAAGATAGTTTTAGCGGACAGAGTAATAACAAGACAGGCAGTTATGAAGATCAGAGATGGTGATGTTCTTCTCACGTATGGTTCTTCCTTTGTTGTTGAGATGATTCTGCTACATGCTTACGAACTTGGGAAACAATTCCGTGTAATAGTGGTTGATTCTCGCCCTACATTTGAAGGCCAGGCGCTACTTCGGAGGCTGGTGAAGAAGGGCCTATGTTGTACATACACTCATATAAATGCTGTTTCTTACATTATGCATGAAGTCTCTAGAGTGTTCATGGGTGCTGAATCTGTATTATCTAATGGAACTGTGTACTCTAGAGTTGGGACTGCATGTGTTGCTATGGTTGCTCATGCATTCCGTGTTCCTCTGCTGATTTGTTGTGAAGCTTATAAGTTTCATGATAGAGTACAACTTGATTCTGTTTGTTCCAATGAGCTGG GTGACCCAGATGTCATTTCCAAGGTTCCTGGTAGACTGGATGTCAATTATTTGGATAACTGGACAAGTAATGATAGTATTCAGCTTGTGAATTTGAT GTATGATGCTACTCCATCAGACTATATCTCAATGATCATTACAGATTATGGCATG ATACCAACCACAAGTGTGCCTGTGATTGTGCGCGAGTATGGGAGAGAGCACCTCCTGATATAA
- the LOC129890945 gene encoding uncharacterized protein LOC129890945 isoform X2, with the protein MMSSVATSETKGGDRPPEKDRKKDAPAPRMQFDDKNRVEKAKKRALVKKIEARNRVELFRHLPQYEQGTQLRDLESRFFHLDTMHPAVYKVGLQYLAGDVVGANARCVAMLQAFQQAIKDYSTPREKALGRDLTARINGYVSFLNECRPLSISMGNAIRFLKARITKLSLTLSESEAKAALYSDIERFMNEKIVLADRVITRQAVMKIRDGDVLLTYGSSFVVEMILLHAYELGKQFRVIVVDSRPTFEGQALLRRLVKKGLCCTYTHINAVSYIMHEVSRVFMGAESVLSNGTVYSRVGTACVAMVAHAFRVPLLICCEAYKFHDRVQLDSVCSNELGDPDVISKVPGRLDVNYLDNWTSNDSIQLVNLMYDATPSDYISMIITDYGMIPTTSVPVIVREYGREHLLI; encoded by the exons ATGATGTCATCTGTAGCTACTTCTGAGACAAAAGGAGGTGACCGACCACCGGAGAAGGATCGCAAGAAAGATGCACCAGCTCCTAGGATGCAATTTGACGATAAGAATCGTGTTGAAAAAGCTAAGAAGCGTGCACTAGTTAAAAAGATTGAAGCTAGAAATAGAGTAGAATTGTTTCGGCATTTACCGCAGTATGAACAAGGAACTCAGCTACGTGATCTTGAATCAAGGTTTTTCCACCTTGACACCATGCATCCTGCAGTTTACAAG GTCGGATTGCAGTATTTGGCTGGAGATGTAGTTGGGGCCAATGCTCGCTGTGTTGCAATGCTACAAGCATTTCAACAAGCCATCAAAGATTACTCTACACCTCGTGAAAAAGCTCTAGGTAGAGATTTAACAGCAAGAATCAATGGCTATGTATCATTTCTTAATGAGTGTAGGCCTCTCTCTATTAGCATGGGGAATGCTATTCGTTTTCTGAAAGCTCGTATAACAAAGTTATCATTAACTCTTTCTGAGTCAGAAGCAAAAGCTGCTCTTTATTCAGATATTGAGCGCTTCATGAATGAGAAGATAGTTTTAGCGGACAGAGTAATAACAAGACAGGCAGTTATGAAGATCAGAGATGGTGATGTTCTTCTCACGTATGGTTCTTCCTTTGTTGTTGAGATGATTCTGCTACATGCTTACGAACTTGGGAAACAATTCCGTGTAATAGTGGTTGATTCTCGCCCTACATTTGAAGGCCAGGCGCTACTTCGGAGGCTGGTGAAGAAGGGCCTATGTTGTACATACACTCATATAAATGCTGTTTCTTACATTATGCATGAAGTCTCTAGAGTGTTCATGGGTGCTGAATCTGTATTATCTAATGGAACTGTGTACTCTAGAGTTGGGACTGCATGTGTTGCTATGGTTGCTCATGCATTCCGTGTTCCTCTGCTGATTTGTTGTGAAGCTTATAAGTTTCATGATAGAGTACAACTTGATTCTGTTTGTTCCAATGAGCTGG GTGACCCAGATGTCATTTCCAAGGTTCCTGGTAGACTGGATGTCAATTATTTGGATAACTGGACAAGTAATGATAGTATTCAGCTTGTGAATTTGAT GTATGATGCTACTCCATCAGACTATATCTCAATGATCATTACAGATTATGGCATG ATACCAACCACAAGTGTGCCTGTGATTGTGCGCGAGTATGGGAGAGAGCACCTCCTGATATAA